In Gadus morhua chromosome 5, gadMor3.0, whole genome shotgun sequence, the genomic stretch GATAGTTAATCCCTGtcacgtctgtctgtcagtctacctgattatctgtctgtctttctattttAACTATCACCCCTCACTGCCTGTCATTTCTCTACATCCGCAGAGGTACAGTTGAAAGTGTCAATTGGTCCCCAGAACTCATGTTCAGAGACACTGCGGGGACAACTATGGTTCAACCCCAACAGGAAGGGTCTCTACCTCTGCGATGGCGCCACATGGATCCCACTGCTGGAGGGTGAGAGCTGTAGCGGCTCAATGTAATCCACATGCACAGGTATCATATCAATGATTGCAAAATCTTGACTTTCATTTCTCTGTTTCACCCCTGCTCAGAGCACAAGCGTCTGGACTATGTGGTGGAACGTCAGGTTCTCACCACCAGCTCCGAAACGTACGACATAGAGGTATGCGTGATGATACACAACCTAAACAAACACCTATTTACAACCTTTAACCAATCTGTTACTTGCTTATTATACGTATGTATTTCACATATTCTACCTATAAAATTGCCTTTCTTATCACCGTTTTAATACCTTCATTACAGTTACACTGTACCTTTTAGATACATTTGAGTATACGTGCAAAACAGACATCTCTGGGACACTTGGACTCCAATTTGTTTGTCCTCTAGGTATTCCAGATGCCGGGTATGGGGCTGATGGCCGCCATGGCCCATCGCTCAACATCTTCTGGCTCTGGGGTCTACTTATGGTCCCAGTCAGGTTTCCAGCTCTACCAGAGTATCAGCACCTATGGAGCTCTGTCTTGGAGATATTTCACCTTGGGCGAAAAGGTACCTAGGTTGAAGAACAGACCGTAAAGGGAAGGGATTTGGGAAAATGCAAAATGATGTAAAGCATATGGAACCATGTGGTAGGATCACATTATTCATGCTCCAGACTCTGATCAtctgttttcccttttttattCACTGCAGGCGTTTCTTGTAGTGTCTAACTCTGGCGGTTGGTCCCAAGAGTTGGCTGAGGAAGAGGCCAAAGAGGAGTTTTCTATCATTTACAAGTGGAGTAAGAAGAGGAAGCGCTTTGTGACCTACCAGACCCTTCGGACCCACTGCGCCAGGGACTGGGAAGCCTTTAGCATCAATGGACACACCTATCTCGCAGTGGCCAATCACAGACAACGTTAGTGGACTCTTTTGaattttgtttcattcataCATTCTAACTTCCACAAcaacaatgaaaacaccaacacCAAATTACCAAAATGTCCCCCAAATTTGttgaatcattttttttttccttctgtgATATCTAATTCTCGCTTTTAATTCCTTTCTCCATATGCTTTCTGGACCATGACGTTAGCAAACAACAACCACACTATAGAAAGCGTTCTGTACCGGTGGAACAGAAGAAGCAAGTCTTTTGAGGTTTACCAGAGGCTGCAGACCTCAGGGGCCTACGACTGGGAGTTCTTCACTGTCGGACCATACCATTTTCTGGTGGTGGCGAATGCTTTTGATGGCGTGACGACTCACGTAGACTCTGTCATCTATGTGTGGCTAAGTGGGAGCTTCCAGGTGTTTCAAACCATTAAGGtaagagggagtgagtgagaaggggggggggggagagagagagagaataattgcCTCAACCTGCTCTGGATTTAGACACAACGATAATCTATAAAGAAATCAGAattataaataatgtaataagCAGTGGAATCATGAGTACAATCATCAATATAATTGATAAAGACCTACACTGGGGCTTATCGAGCCATTTTGGCAGGTGTGTGCATTGACCTCAGTAGTTGAGCAGCACTTTCATATATTATTTATCTGCATGATTTCATACTTACCATTTTCCTTTTGAGCTGGGCTATATTGTTGCCGATGGGATCTGTATCTTTGAGTTGGCTATTTATAGCCTTCCTGTCCCTGCACGAAGAAAGAAGGCAACAGAGCCAGCAAGCGATAAAACTATAATGAAAGACAAGTGGAAAAGGAATGAATGAGAAGGGGCGCGTCCATGGATTCAAGACTTCAGGCCTGAAATAGAGGCAGTGGTGAAGTGGCGTTCTGCGTGAGACACATATCTCTGACGTGTAACCGATAGCCAGTTGTATATTAGAACATAATCACAATGTAGGTGATCACGCTGACACATTGAGAGTTTAATGGGGAAACCGCAGAAGGGTTTGGGATTACTGATTAAGGGGGAACTCCATGCACAACTGGATCTGAGGACGCTCTGAAACCCTTAGAGGCATGCAACGATTAATCAGTTTAAAGACGGGGGAATCTCCAGGAACCAGGATAGTGTAGCGGCTGCTAGGGTGTTCGACTGCAGGCcggaaaggtactgggtttgatccccaatgccTACCCTTAGGTATCTTACCTGACCCCTAATCTAGCTGTATGTTGCTCTACAATGTACGTGTCTAGATGGACAGTAATCACTGACTCTATGTTCTATTCATTGTATGTCTGTTTACCCAGTCGCGTTTCAGCTGCACCTGACATTCACCCTAGTACCAATGCCTCACCTCCCGttctacctcttcctcttcttttcgGCTTGTAGACGTTTTGTGCGACCGACTGGGAGATGTTTCAGATCGACGGCCGGGTGTTCCTGGTCGTGGCCAATGGCCACCGGCTCCATGGAAGCGGGCCCAGCGAGTACGCCATCAACTCCACCATTTATGAACTTGATTTAAGCGCTCGTTTATTCGTTCGCTTTCAAGACATCATCACCTACAGGTAAACAAACGTAAAACACTCCCTTGTAGTTATACCTGTAGCTATAGAGCTGTGTTCATAAGACCCTTTCATATTGTCTTCAGTCCTGTAGTAATTCTTCTGTAACAATGTATAATAAATGCCATTTGGGGGActccgtgtgtctctctctctctctctctctctctctctctctctctctctctctctctctctctctctctctctctctctctctctctctctctctctctctctctctctctctctctctctctctctctctctctctctctctctctctctctctctctctctctctctctctctctctctctctctctctctctctctctctctctctctctctctctctctctctctctctctctctctctctctctctctctctctctctctctctctctctctctctctctctccagtgcgGTGGACTGGGAGTTCTTCAGCCTGGGCGAGGACTACTTCCTGGTGGTTGCAAACTCCTTTGATGGGGACTCGTACTCCCTAAACAGTGTCCTCTACAGGTACTCACTCTTATCAAGAGGCCCCCTCCCGATGTCGAATGGTTTCTAACATTTATAGTGCTGAGGCGCTACGTGCGGGAAAATGATAATGCCGTGGACTTTATAAATGCCACAGGCACGTTAAAGAAACAGTAGTTCAAACATTTGCATGAGATTTTTTGACCAAGGGGAGCTCATTAGGAACATACCAGTGGATTTATGTGAAGAGACATGCCACAAAAAAGTCCCCAATGTACTGTCTCTCGATTAGCGGACAGGGCTTTGATATAGtgactttgtttttctttcaaacAATTTATAGGTGGCGGGGATATGAAGGATTTGTTCCTGTTCACTGGCTTCCGACGATCGGGTGCAGTGACTGGGAATTTTTCACTTATGAAGAGAAATCGTATTTGATCTACTCCAGCGCCAAAGCTCCTCTGTCTAAAGTCTTTATGTTGAAAACTCATTAGAAGAGAGTCAGCACACCAAACAGGGTGTGCGAAAGCacaggtgtggtgtgtgtgtgtgtgtgtgtgtgtgtgtgtgtgtgtgtgtgtgtgtgtgtgtgtgtgtgtgtgtgtgtgtgtgtgtgtgtgtgtgtgtgtgtgtgtgtgtgtgttggtgtgtgagagagagagagtatcgcACATGTGCAGACGTGCGATAGTGTGTAATTATACTCTTACTGTAAGCCTACCTGTCTACAATACTCGGCTCAATCGTAAGCAATCTTCAGAGCCTCACGTAGCCTTCTTTGAAGCTGTTTGTGAAACCAGTGTACCTCAATtaataatgcaaaaatagtGCTTAGAAATAATGGTCAGATGTGTTCATATTCTTCTTTCCTGTgggaatatttatattttaacagTTGCCCAAATATTgttgcatgaatttattctgtaataaaaaaatatgaatcacGTAGGATAATTCATGATACCAATGTGTACgttatcattttttttcataaatatcacTGTTATTGGTTAAAACCAATACTCACAGAAAAGGGTTACTAACAGAAAACTACAAGTCCCAGAATTCCGCATTGAACCTCCTGTTCAGGAAACATGGCCGCGTGCTGTCTGCcagtgttacatttatttacgtTTTGTGTATTATCTTTCAAAACACCTGGCAAGGTAGAAAAAGCTAAAGTTACAATCTGTACCGCGtaaaaaacacaaatggcaGTATAAACGTTTATGTTTTCCGAAGTAAGAGGAAGGAACAGGATTTCATCGTAAGCGTTGTGGCACTGGTCTCCTTGCTGTCAGTTTCCACCCCCCGGGTATCGTACTGCATTTCGTAGCCTAGTCTTTCATCGATACTCTTCTCACATTACATTCGGTAATAGTAGCTATGTTTAGCCCCGTCAAATCCTCGTATTTCAGAGTCAGCCCAGCCACTGTCAACAGAGAACTTGGCAAGACCAAGATGAGATAGCAAGAGGACAAACAACAATACCGACACGTAGATAGATACAAGGCTACAtacactatttttttttaacgaaAGCTAAAGCTATTAGGTTAAAGGCAATGTTTGGGTGTCTttttgaggaagaggaggaagcaggGTTTTCTCCTAACCCAGGCTTGGGAAGAGTTGCCAAAGGTATAGAGGAGCCTCCTCCAACTAGGGGAAAAAGCAATCTCAGCGGCATTAAGAACCAGGGGGGTACCTGCTACCTCAACTCCCTGCTGCAGACCCTGCTGTTCACACCAGAGTTTAGAGGTCAGTTTGCCTGCCAGCTTCATTAAAATGGGCTATGGGGATACACATGGGCTATAATTACAACGGAAATTCGACTTGTTTTTGTTCATGCAGAGGAACTATTTAGCCTTGGGCAGGAGGAATTGGGACTTCTGGAAGGCAAAGACAAACCAGAGGCCAAAGTAAGTGTACCCCATGGGCACTTCAAAACATACCGGCTACAACTTGTAGCTCTTGTCTCTAgctattgtctgtgtgtgtgcaaacaagctaacaataaataaacattaaCTATCTACTGTTTTGCCCAGGTTCGAGTGATTCCATTGGAGCTCCAGAGACTGTTTGCCCACCTACTGCTAGTGGACCAGCAGAGTGCCTCAACAACCCAACTCACTGACAGCTTTGGCTGGAAAAACAATGAGGTCTGTAACGATCAAAATACACAATGAGTGTATTGTATACAAGCTACTGAGGACTTTCTGCCTGTTCCTGAAAACCATAATTATTGTGGTTCTTAAACCTTGTGTGTTTAGGAGACTAACCAGCATGACGTGCAGGAGTTGAACCGGATTCTTTTCAGTGCTCTGGAGCACTCCTTGGTGGACACCAGTGGCAGCAGTCTGATCCACAGACTCTACCACGGGACCATTGTCAACAACATAGTCTGCAGTGAGTGTGGCAATGTCAGCCAGAGACAGGTATGTGTAGATGTATGCTTCAATATTATTATTGTGCAGATGTTTTTAATCCAAGAAAGCAGTTCAACCAGTTCATCAAAATTGAGTTTTAGATACATTTCATTAAGGGGAAGGTGGTgctatcttgctcaaggatgtgtACAGGTAGCCTGCTGGCATTGGGGACTAGACCTGGTACCTTTTGGCTGGGGGTCAGTCACTCAAACAACTAGACTATCCAACCCCAGTTACATTTTTCCAAATGCAACATACTATTGATAATTCAGCAGATGCTTTGCAGACTATTTGGTTATTAAAGGATCACCCCTTGTGATGGACCATGATGGTTTTTAAGGAAGCCCAATGGATAAGGCATGGTAGTAATAGAAGCCAACTATCCATTCCTTGATTGAACCCCAAGCTAGGAAGACTAGCTAGTGGTCAAATTAATTTGGATCCTCATAATAGACTAATGTAATAATTTGTTTCCACATGATTCAATTATACCCATTGGAGTGCCTAGGGCACTGAAAAATAATTAGTACCCAGTTACTTACCGTTAATTCTTTATGTCTTTGATCCCATCAGGAAGACTTTCTGGACTtaactgcttgtgtgtgtggtatgggCAGCCTAGAGAATGCACTTTGGGCCATGTTTGTGGAGGAAGAGATGTTTGAGGGCAACAACCTGTACCGATGTGCCAAATGTGATGGACTAGTAACTGCGGCCAAGGTCAGTCTCGACGCAATGCCTCCCTCACATATTTCACACTGTTAATAAAGCCAAAAAACGCAAATTGCCATGTTGTGCTCTGGGTTGTGTTTTTGAGTCTTACTTTTAAGTAATTCACATGTTATCACATTGATTTACAGTGTTTACAGTTGGGTTTTTGTCAAGGATTAAACTGACTAGACATGGCGGCGCTGACTGCTGTGTAGTCTTTATGACTATTTTGTCATTTAGGAGACTTAAGCAACTTAGTGCAAAatcagatgcatgtcattatgTGTACGCACCAGGCTCAAGGATAGGTACAGTTAGACTGCAGGCTTTATGGTTGAAGCCCGAACCTTTCGGCTTGTAGTCAATCACTGTAAACACTACACTATCCTGACCAAACTGTGTTGCTTTGCCCTGGTTTCAGTCGGCCAAACTGCAGGAGCTTCCTCCCTTCATTACCATGTCCCTGCTGAGGTTCAGCTTTGACTTCGCCAAGTGTGAGCGCTACAAGGAGATGGGGCGCTACACCTTTCCTCTCACCATTAACCTGCGGCCCTTTTGTGAACAGGTATAGGAGACTTTGTTTTTCCCCAAAGTGGAAATTCTGTGGCATTATTTATAACATGGTTGTATGTGTTAATTCAGAGATTTCAGATAGAGTTGATTTAATTTGCGGCTATGGTTTAGGGATCTTGTCTTTGGAAATCCTACAGGTAGCCTGGGCCTTTTGGTATCAAACACACAACCTTTGAACTAGGAGTCCATGCATGAACACTCATTGCTACTAAATATATCTAGTCGGTGGTACTTGTAGTCATTCACAgatctcctctgctcctccaacaGATCGATGGAGAGGACGCTGAGTTCACCTACAAGCTATTTTCTGTGATCATCCACAAGGGTGGTTGCTATGGGGGCCATTACCACGCATTCATCAGGGATATTGACCAGCTTGGCAAATGGGAGCCGCCGGTAAGAGGTCCTGAGCAAATCAGCCAAGTACAGCTTTCTTTTGGATTGATTTTTGAATTAGATGTCCTCTGATGTTCAAAATATAAGGCATGAGAATAAGAACAGGGGTCTGCAGTTCATGGGGCCTTTTCTGTGATGAGTGAATCACGTCGTAGCTGTTTTCTTTAGGAGGAAGACTCCAAAAATAAATTCAGGAAGACAGtgaagacagtggaggaggtgcCGGAGGTGccggaggtgaaggaggtgcaggaggtgaAGGAGCTGCAGGAGCCCAAACTGGATGTTGAGGACCCTCTTTGTCTGCTCACAGCTGTCATATCCCAGGTAAAACACAACTGAAATTCCAGCCTGGTTCTGTTGGCTGAATATAGAGTTCAAACATAAGCATGCTCATCGGTTTGTCCTCTGGTTCTGATGCTTTGCACTAGGAGCCGTCGAAGAGTGTGTTGCTGGACCAGTTGGGACAGAAGCTACTGGACAAGACGGGATCTTCCTGGGGCAAAAAGTTTAGAAAACATCATGGCCCCATAGGCAAGGTGTGGGGCATTTATAATGTTAAGGAATCATATTTTACTTTTTAAGCATGCGTTAATTAATAATTTATACTGTATAATAATACTAATGAAGGAGTAATATGAGTAATAATATCACGCGAGTATAACAACAGAATATtatattaaaatgagaacataaaataatgaatgtattTAATTATTCCTTAATACATTGATAGAATAAAGTATTTGAAacctttttaatgttttattatgTAACTATTAAACGCAACATGATCTTTTCTACTGTGACAGTTCCTGCAGTCCCACAGCGACGTGTTCATGTTGGTGTCTAACGGCACCAGGGTAGCCCTGAAGTCAAACCAACCCAGCACTGCCGGCTCCAGCCCAGCAGAACCCAGCCCTCCCACCAAGCCGTCCCCCGCTCCTCAACCAGGGACTCCTCCAGAACCAGAGCACAACCCAGGGCCCGAACCAGAGGTATTCTAGGAGAGATGTTGAGAGAATGAAGCTGAAACATTGGGCGAGGCGGTGGCACTGCTGGGTTAGTATCGATGCGTCACACAGCAAGAAGCTCCAGGAGTTTCTCTATGTAGGGTCCCTAGTAATATACCTTGAAAGACATACAGGTCAGGGTGCTTGCCGTAGCCTACCAGCTTTGGGTCCTAATGGGGTAATACTTGACATGTTACACTGACTAAGATTGTCAGTGTACTAGCATTGGAGTGGATACGGTATATTTGGGTGCTTTACATGTGTGTCAGAATACTGGGAACATGCTTAGCAACCTAATATGCTAAGCATTGTCGGAATTGGCATGTTAGGGTACTAGGTCTGTGAGGATGCTTAGCTTGTAAGGATGCCGTTCTCGGTGCTGCTCTTCACCAGCTTCCCAACAGCATGCCGTTAAGCAGAGTGTTCTCCTTCCTGCAGGGTGACCACTGGTTTGACCTCAACGACTCCACAGTGGCCTCCATCAGGGAGTCTGACATAGAAAGACAGTTCCAGGGCAAAGAGAGCGCCTACATGTTGTTTTATAGGAAGGTCCAGCTGCCCAGGCCATCAGAAGGTAAGgactatgtatatatatatttctatgtaCCTAAAGTATATATAGATGTCAAGGTTTGCCGCAAAAAATGTGTAAGTTACTGCACCCTTTTGAATAAATCATTTTTATACTGCACTCGCAGTAGATGGTAGTTCTATCTAACGTCTAGTATTGTTATTAATATGTATCTAGAGAGGGACGGGAGTTTTTTTGTGTGGGGCCGCTGACGACCACTGTCGTTCTTGAATGTGGTAATATTATGTAAAGTTTGGTGAGGATGTAATACTTGTATGCATTCTCAGCCTTCAGGAACCCTCTGTATAAAGTCCCTCCTCACCTGGTGCAGATGGCCGCAGAAGAGAACCTCAACCTGCAGCGAAGACGGTACGCTCGCTTGCTCACTCACTGagaaactcactcactcagtcactacTCACTCATGCAGTCACACACTCGCGCACTCACGCCCTCACCAGGCCAGGACAGTTGAACTGTATCTGGATCTTTGTTGTGATTGGATTGATCATCAGTGTTTTAAACCCTACGACAGCGAAACGTTCGAGAACTCCAGCAACAGTGTGGAGCTGCGCCTGCACCTGGCACCCTCCTATAGGCTGGAGAACGGGGCTCTTCAGCCAATGAGCATCCACCAGGAGGGAGTCACACCTCTCAGCTTTGACCGCAGGAAAACGGTTGGAGACCTGCGATTATCTGTCTACCAGGTACAAGGATCGGCCAACAAAATCGGTCTAGAAATTTTACACCAGTATTTggtggttgaagattttcagtTGTCAATTAATTCTAATTTTAAACATACACGTCAATATTATTTTTCATCATCGTGGTCATCTTGTGTTTACAGCTGCTGAATTAGTGACATTTTGTACTTgtcttgtgtctgtttgtgtttagaTGCTGGAGCTTTGGGAAGGGGACATGGCCTTGACCGTGGCCAAGAGCCTCCCTGCAGGTCTACACCTCTACAACACGCTAACAGGTGGACCTCCAGCCATCACATGCACACTACAGCTCATTTAATGTTCACCACTACTGTTCTCAAAGGACATAATTGGTAACACTCACCAATCAAAAAAGGGGAATGGCAAATCTCCCAAACCCCAATGAAAATACGAATAGTTTTATTGTTACTATTTTGCCAATTTTACCCAGGCCTCAGCCAAAACAATCTATCGTTGGAACTTTGTGAGTGATTACACTGTTAAAAACATGATTGCTCGCCTCCTTTTTTACTGTTAAGTTATAAAGGAGACTTAAACCACCTACAGCCAGCCTATTCAGATTCGGCTAGGATTCAATCCTCCTAACCACTTCTCTATCCTACCTATCAAACCCTTTGCGTTGCTTTGCTTCCTCCCTTCATGACCATGTCACTGCCGAGATTCATGTCACTTGCTGCTTTGACTTCGCCAAGTGTACCTAAACATCATGGAATCTGTCATCTATACCATAAGCTTAAATATGCAGCGTCAACTTCTTGTTCCAGATGACGGCATGTCTCTGTACAGCGCGGGCATCGTCACCAACTCTGACTTGTTTGTGTGGAACGGCAGAGAGGTGAGTCAGACACACTtctagcaaaaaaaaaatcaacctcCATGCTCGCTCTAGCCAGGATCCAAAATGGCTGATGCTTCTCCTGGCCTTCCCTTGGTTCCTTCAGGTGGCCGGGGCACCTGTCCTCACGGGGGCCGAGTGGGAGCCGGTGCTGCTGACCGTTGTCAGGCCCTATCTCGGGGACGACGGCGAcgacgggggaggagggagggtggaggagaaggaaggtgACGCAGCACCTGGGGAGGCCCCTGGTAAGGGGAAGGAGAACGGGGGGCCCGGGCTCATCAAGGAGACCAGGGGCTTTGCGTGCGGGGCCACCCTCGGGGAGGTCCGGGAGGCTCTCGGCGAGCCCCAGGAGAGCATGCTGTGCCAGGTGCAGGCggcggggaaggggggaggtgcaggaggagtgGAAGGCCAAGGCGGGGGTGCCAGTGGCTGGAAGGTGTTCCCTCCCGCGGACTTGCAGCGGACACTGAAGGAGCTGTCTCTGAAGGACGGAGACAAGCTGCTGGTCCTGGAGCCCCAGAGCTTCGACAGCAGGTGATGGGCTGCTGGGAGCCACTTGTGATAAAGCGTACATGTCATCATTTAGAATCGTTTACCCTTAATGACTTACAGGGGAACCTTTAAAATATCAAACCGTACAATCAAGCATTGGAGTACCTTAATCAATGCACTATGACTTTTTTCATGAATTTGAATCAATTACTATTGGGAGTGTGCTGGTTCTCTTGATGTGTGTCCGTAACttagttattttgtttgttttatttttttcagtttgttCAGTCTGAGTGGGGAACTGGTTACCGTGACGACGCCATCCGACTGCCGCTGGCTGCTCGTGGAGTTCCGAccgcacagaggaggaggagggggaggagagggaggaggggacggcgtgggagaggaggagaggaagagtgcCAAAGTCCCTGCTTCAGGGATCATGGTGATTCAGAAACTAATTGAAAGGATCTTCAAATCTAAATTATTTAAGTTTTTCAGTAACGTTTACTTTTgattgcatgtgtctgtgtagtCTATAGGGGAGGTGAAACAGAGGGCAATAGAGGAGTTGCACCTAAAGGATCAATTATCAGGCAAGAAACGATTTATTCGATACAATCTAGCATATTTGATTCAAAATAACCTTAATATTCAATTATTACTATTACGTGTTGTCATATTGTTATTTATAAAAAGCCAATTAAGTTTATGTGTATCTGATTTTGCTAGGTGTTGAGTGTTGCCTCAGACCGATGGACCGAACAGGAAAACATTTGCTTACCCCTGGTGAATATTAACATTTCTACCTACACTTTGAGGAAAACCAATCGACCTTGATTAGAAAACATTTCACGCTGCGTTAATCCGCTGAGAACATTTAATTATTAATGCTCATTGAACCGTTGTGTTTGACAGTTTGCGAGGAGTTGAGTGTTCGGGATGCGGGTGTGCGCCTGATGACCACACTCATCCTGTGTCTTGGAAAAGCCCCCACGACCACACAGGTGGACCAATAAGATCTGTCGTCAAACAACGAGTCTCAAAATGCTGTTTCTGTAACTTAAGAAGTGCACCATTaagtttcatttatttcattgtcGCAGCTGTTTTTGCACTACTCTTTGGGCAcggcgccctctgctggcaTGGAAATGGACATCATCGTGGAGCAGACTTGCACTGTGAAAGAGGTGAGTTGGAACTGCgggatgtgtgtgggttggttcCCTCTCTTTGTGGTGGGATCTCCTAGGATGTTATCTAGTCTTTCTTTCCTTGTCCGTTGGTTTATATGTTGTCCTTCTCCTtgttaaaatgttatttttcatcaTTTGCTTGGCAGTGTCTCAAAGCAATGCTGGAAGCTATCGGACTGGAAGGTACTCCTCTTTTTGCTGTTTGACCGGCTTAATTAATGCAGTCTTAAAGTGCTGTTTGTAATGGGCTTATTTCTTGCCTGGTTGAACTGTATAGGGTATTTTTGTTGACACTTTGTGATACTCCTTACGAATAATATAGATTATTATGCATTTATGTTTCAATATATTTACATGGGCTTTTCAGCCTTTATGGACACGAGCACGGGTTGGTATCGAACCTGGGACACTACAAGGTGTCTCGCCTACATGGTTAGCACACTAgctataattatatataatataaataatatctatatataatttatcattaataataatcataaccaTATTCATATAATTTAGTATTTTGACGGACGATTTACAGTGTTTCCATCCACTGATCTTTCCGCCGTGTTTGTTTCCAGGCGACAGTTGGCATTTAAGAATCCTCGACTGGTGTGACGAGGTCGGGGAACCGCTCATGAACGAGGTCAGTATCACAGGGTCTATCTTGGTCGCACCATTTTAGTGTGTTTGCCTGATGGAAACAACAACAAGCTTAATCTTTTAGTTCACTCACTATGAAAAATCCATGCCAATGGAATAAGA encodes the following:
- the usp40 gene encoding ubiquitin carboxyl-terminal hydrolase 40, coding for MFGCLFEEEEEAGFSPNPGLGRVAKGIEEPPPTRGKSNLSGIKNQGGTCYLNSLLQTLLFTPEFREELFSLGQEELGLLEGKDKPEAKVRVIPLELQRLFAHLLLVDQQSASTTQLTDSFGWKNNEETNQHDVQELNRILFSALEHSLVDTSGSSLIHRLYHGTIVNNIVCSECGNVSQRQEDFLDLTACVCGMGSLENALWAMFVEEEMFEGNNLYRCAKCDGLVTAAKSAKLQELPPFITMSLLRFSFDFAKCERYKEMGRYTFPLTINLRPFCEQIDGEDAEFTYKLFSVIIHKGGCYGGHYHAFIRDIDQLGKWEPPEEDSKNKFRKTVKTVEEVPEVPEVKEVQEVKELQEPKLDVEDPLCLLTAVISQEPSKSVLLDQLGQKLLDKTGSSWGKKFRKHHGPIGKFLQSHSDVFMLVSNGTRVALKSNQPSTAGSSPAEPSPPTKPSPAPQPGTPPEPEHNPGPEPEGDHWFDLNDSTVASIRESDIERQFQGKESAYMLFYRKVQLPRPSEAFRNPLYKVPPHLVQMAAEENLNLQRRRETFENSSNSVELRLHLAPSYRLENGALQPMSIHQEGVTPLSFDRRKTVGDLRLSVYQMLELWEGDMALTVAKSLPAGLHLYNTLTDDGMSLYSAGIVTNSDLFVWNGREVAGAPVLTGAEWEPVLLTVVRPYLGDDGDDGGGGRVEEKEGDAAPGEAPGKGKENGGPGLIKETRGFACGATLGEVREALGEPQESMLCQVQAAGKGGGAGGVEGQGGGASGWKVFPPADLQRTLKELSLKDGDKLLVLEPQSFDSSLFSLSGELVTVTTPSDCRWLLVEFRPHRGGGGGGEGGGDGVGEEERKSAKVPASGIMSIGEVKQRAIEELHLKDQLSGVECCLRPMDRTGKHLLTPVCEELSVRDAGVRLMTTLILCLGKAPTTTQLFLHYSLGTAPSAGMEMDIIVEQTCTVKECLKAMLEAIGLEGDSWHLRILDWCDEVGEPLMNEDAPLSELNISCGDTLVITQGQLPPKGYLNLSVWLLLDAESDVVSYTDGDSNHTNKGSSEDVNASGVPGATLRALGKVEIPDEATLEDLKIQVMTLPGLQSVCVPTPAFLRLWQLEERRPVRIHRGQQLTLRKLKVTGGAELCVQRLLSEEDLGLKEVLLRVQMAVPGEGRYYPAEELVWNASRDSSPGSLRSTLAARYGLSPDALLLAKQHPDKHTWDAITSWSQQTSKRKKKKKTESLLGAPFHLKDGDMIGIKNLLVDSSRDFCTLEDLQGQQRLREEEEQRRKGGASCAAGVENKASCKGRRPEVALSINVGTFR
- the tspeara gene encoding thrombospondin-type laminin G domain and EAR repeat-containing protein translates to MMSSMIFLLLLILRLTTTGTSAQTWRHCTDLPPLDLLSFVLEKDTSRPTPGVRVMEDGGMRGVRFSRPHPSLSFPSAQLLVNCDLFPVDFSIVVTLKVSPADLKRNEYIFSLLEENDYDNGTVRGRMMEDTEEDKTRGQTAGRREEAAAAARKQQEEKGDEASGATARQRGAVILGLKIAGSRLHLVFQGHAKATENWVFRGVELTESQWHTLVLVVTGQRATLSVDCNAPVDMGLSRSFPTDLDIKGSTFHLGSRGRWKGLFSGLVRQLVLVPGSDATPQVCPSSEPGRINTLSVPPVLFDLSVKAPKTDSHPPSYEVQLKVSIGPQNSCSETLRGQLWFNPNRKGLYLCDGATWIPLLEEHKRLDYVVERQVLTTSSETYDIEVFQMPGMGLMAAMAHRSTSSGSGVYLWSQSGFQLYQSISTYGALSWRYFTLGEKAFLVVSNSGGWSQELAEEEAKEEFSIIYKWSKKRKRFVTYQTLRTHCARDWEAFSINGHTYLAVANHRQPNNNHTIESVLYRWNRRSKSFEVYQRLQTSGAYDWEFFTVGPYHFLVVANAFDGVTTHVDSVIYVWLSGSFQVFQTIKTFCATDWEMFQIDGRVFLVVANGHRLHGSGPSEYAINSTIYELDLSARLFVRFQDIITYSAVDWEFFSLGEDYFLVVANSFDGDSYSLNSVLYRWRGYEGFVPVHWLPTIGCSDWEFFTYEEKSYLIYSSAKAPLSKVFMLKTH